One window of the Trifolium pratense cultivar HEN17-A07 linkage group LG2, ARS_RC_1.1, whole genome shotgun sequence genome contains the following:
- the LOC123907730 gene encoding uncharacterized protein LOC123907730, translating into METPSSTTRFTNTIPLSRKFEDSEKNLSKSKGQQQDRCALMDMTNDSPIVGLANGGNLETPSAKQRGSRVKNTPGSGEALLRGQVKTLMQMVEEEALEILAPTPQIQDLSGTATSVVQQHPSISQVVNMDQDSGEYGKCEITKSLDFSEKFQVSEECNSEVSYEEVTQGSVVGSCSIVDDGASIWSMQVNSCNYDEDDVDEEIAEEDEEDYYDVEEEEYEGLDELCEGLNNIGMNEKVVPKFAGKHIRFVYNSDDEIVKEEEAESVNAAADSPNVLRLNGLPTPKGKHLRFSEEDEEEEEGKSAL; encoded by the exons ATGGAAACTCCATCATCCACAACAAGATTCACCAACACCATTCCACTTTCAA GAAAATTTGAAGATTCTGAAAAGAATCTGTCAAAATCAAAGGGACAACAGCAAGATCGATGTGCATTGATGGACATGACAAATGATTCACCAATTGTGGGGCTTGCCAATGGTGGAAATCTTGAAACACCGTCTGCGAAGCAGCGAGGAAGCCGTGTGAAGAACACACCCGGATCTGGTGAGGCATTGCTGAGGGGTCAGGTGAAGACACTTATGCAGATGGTGGAAGAAGAGGCTTTGGAGATTCTTGCTCCAACTCCTCAGATTCAGGATCTTTCTGGCACTGCCACTTCTGTTGTTCAACAACATCCATCAATTTCTCAG GTGGTGAATATGGACCAAGATAGTGGTGAATATGGAAAGTGTGAGATAACAAAGTCATTAGATTTCTCTGAAAAATTTCAAGTATCAGAAGAATGTAACTCTGAGGTGAGTTATGAGGAAGTAACACAAGGAAGTGTGGTTGGAAGCTGCAGCATAGTTGATGATGGTGCTTCTATCTGGTCAATGCAAGTGAACTCATGCAActatgatgaagatgatgtggaCGAAGAAATTgctgaggaagatgaagaagactATTATgatgttgaagaagaagaatatgaaGGGCTTGATGAACTGTGTGAAGGACTAAACAACATTGGAATGAATGAAAAGGTAGTTCCAAAATTTGCTGGAAAACACATAAGGTTTGTTTACAACAGTGATGATGAAATTGTGAAAGAAGAGGAAGCTGAAAGTGTTAATGCTGCTGCTGATTCACCTAATGTCTTGCGTTTGAATGGATTACCAACACCAAAAGGGAAACATCTTCGTTTTTCtgaggaggatgaagaagaagaagagggaaAGTCTGCTTTGTGA